The DNA region agccgatatatcggtcgactatcggtcgacaatcAACCGACTATAGGTCGACTATCGgccgatagtcgaccgatagatcggccgacagtggaccgatatatcggccgacagtcgaccgataaagGTGCACATATCGGCTGTCGAGTATTTACATTCGAGGGCAAAGGTCTCTGTACCGTCCTGATTGATGCGGCAGTTGACAGTGTATATTTAAAAATCGATTAATTCCCCAAACTTCCCATAGGTTGTTAAAAAGAGGAATGAGCTGTACTGATGTGGAAGGATGAGAGCTTTTGCAGGTCTAAGCTTTCTCGATTCTGAAGTAGGGGCTTTCGTTATTCGACTGCTTTCGAAATATTTTATTAGCATTTATGAACTTCAACCATTACAACTTTTACTAGTATTTTCAGAAAGAATTATCTAAATATGAAACCTCTTGAAAGATTATGCACCATCTTAAGCGcaagaagttaaaaaatatacaGCTATTTAAAATGCTATTTATCGGGCGCGAATCATTCAGCTAAATGAGAAATAATCTAGCTAACTTGAAGACTAAGGATGGAAGTATCTTTATGTAGAAACTCTTGAAGGATTATACTCATTCTTAATTAAGAGGAGTTTCTGGAAAACAGTACATCTATTTGGCAATTAAATTATGAGCTCGAGAGTTTCATGGCGCGACAGTTGATTAAGAAGAAGTCTAGGGGCgccaaataattaatttttatttatttgcattAATAGAGAGCGAATGATCTACAAATGTACATCCTTAGGAAAAAACTCTACTTGATGACACTGAAATGTATTCATGCATCACTATGCCAGAATAAACCAAAAGATTTCTTTTAGAGATTTAATTGAGATCTCGATTACTGTTATGTCATCGACGGTAAAATCAATAGAAAATCGATactagcactaacgattgacGTTTTGGGGTAGCGATTTCTATTTATCTCAAGCAATCGGTCGCAACACTAGCGATTGACTAGCGATTGCttgatgtttaaaaaaaataactcaagtGATAAAGGTTTAACACTATTGATCGACTATAAGAACTACGATTGATATTTGGCGCAACCGATCTGCCTCAAAACACCGGCAATTCTAAGTAGCGCTTTCAACTTAAGCCTTCCAGCGTCGTTTGATGCAACAACGCAAAAGCGATCGATGTTCACCACTACCGACCATTTTAAAAAGGCAACTAAATTGGTTTACAACTACAATTTGTTTCTAGCACTAACAAGTGACTTTTATCACTAGCGATTCATAGgtagcactaacgattgagttgTACCACCAGCGATTCACATTTTTGGCACAAACTGGCTCCCCATAAGTTGCGAATCGACCAGCAGGCCAGGTACGAACCGACACAAACTGGGTACAAATCGTCTGAATTTTGGTACGAATCAAACTTTCGTAGGCACAAAACGACTGAATATATGGATATTCTTGTATAGGATaccaaccaatcaaatgcaaaactaaaatccgCGTCACGATTGCgctcgttttcccgcgctttagaaACTCTGAGTTAATCGTTTGGCGCGTTGTGATACTTCCCCTTGCcctgattggctgttgcgattACTTTGGATTGGTTCTATGACACCCAGTCGAAAAGTGTTTTAACTTGAGAGAGATTATcctttggtaaaaaaaaacagggcgtttttttttatcttttattcttttttcaaggATTCAGTTCTCAGCTTGATCCCATTGTGTCTAGCCAGAATTGTTTTCCTAGTCATTTTATTGTCTGGCAATTGATTTGATCATGTTACTATATAAACTGAAACGTCCCCCATGTAGATAAATATGGAACCAGGCCTGATATGGAacatattaaaaggaaaatatcgcGCGTGACTGAATGACTTTCAAAGGAATTTGTGTTAAATCAGCACCGGATATCCATATATAGAGGGCTGTGGAGATCGTACGAGCCCCGTCACAGAGCACTTCGTCATGGGAGGTAAGATCCTGTCTATAATTTGTACAATGACAAACCAGAAAATAACGCACGTGTTAGACACACATTTGTCTGCAATTCAGTGCATACTAACACGACCACCACATTGTGAAAAGGCAGTACAGTCAAAACAGACCCAAATAAAGCTGAGAAGAACGGGCGAAAATGGACTAGTATGGTCACCGAGTCTTTGGTTGCACACACGTGAACTTGGAAGAGGAAACAGGAGGGTTTCAGCTGGAAAGAGTTGTCATGGACACGGGATATGAGAATCTCCAGATGTCAAGTAAGTGATTTGAAAACAGATACAAATGTTCATGTTATTTCTCTCAGTAAACTTTTGAAGCTTATTAAATGAACTTAAATGAACGCCATGGTATATCTATCGGTATATGATTTAAGGTTTTGTACAATCAAACTTCAGAAACCTCCTATATCCTTCAGGCTGCCTCATAAGAGACGCAAGCGCCTAAAAAAACTCTACCAAGGTGTGTGAGACCTTGACCCTCTTTGATAATCCTTGATAAGGAGAGCGTGGTTCGCCATCAGAAAAACACAATCCaccctgacgaagggctgacgctcgaaacgtcagccttagaAAATcttaacggtggctaatttacattacaactcggttgataaaagGTCATGAAACTAATTTACTCTTGTAACACCCTCCAGACGCAGCAAAAACAGTTTACCCCTTCATCGAGTTGTTAATGGCCCGAGAACGTTATTGTCGCCAGTGCTTTCCGAATCCCGTGTACAAAAATATGGCTGTTGCGATTAAAAATTCGCggaattttaatgttttctcaGAAGGATTCCTTCCGAAAATTACAACTAAAACTACGAACTCACCTCGCCTGCGGTATAAGCATCAATTGCTCTGTCAAATAATCAAATTACGATAATAGCTCCGTTTTTCGATGACATTCAACAATTTGGTTTGCTCTTCCCATAATGAGCTTGTTCCAATGACAATATTTTCGTTCAATAAAACACTTTAAAGCAATCTCTGTTTATTTGCCTCCACTgcaaatttaagatattgtttgatttggtTATTTGATAATCCATAATTGCCTATTAGTGGGCGATCCTAAAATCTTAGATTAGATCACGTCCGCTTTATAGTGAACAAACTGAGACAGAAAAATCCTACGTGATCATTTAATCGCTTAAAAAGTAAGCAGAAATGTGACTATCCTGTTGATGTTTGTTCTTTTAATGCTTATCCGTTTGCAAAACGCAAATAATGTCACGAAATTTTTCCCTGCCACAAATTTACACAACAAATCATCTACGAGCCAATTAGAAGGCTTCATTTCTTACACGTGACGAAGTCGGTTACGTTCATCTCTGTGCTAAACAATACTTCTCGAAACCTTTATCGAGATTAAGGAACCCAAGAGCCCGCAAATTGGAAACTATTTTTTGTGTTTAGTGGAAGTTGAAACGTTCAACAAGTTGTTAATTATCTGCGAGTATCTTTTCAGTCCTTTGATGGCCGAGCGTTTGGATTGTTATGAGGAATTTAGTGACATTTGTGGAGGTGTGAAGCCATAGATGTGTAAGGATTCTCGCTACATTTCGAACGTGTTATCGGTGTTGATGTTCATTTGGTGAAAGAAATTTATCATGCTGGACATTTTGTATAGCAGTTTGAGTGTTTCGACAAAACATTCTCGTTCGCCTTTTTATTTTACAAGCAAATATACCGTGGATCAGGAACGATGAGGAATTTTATGTAGCAAGTATATTAATTGGAATTTCCTCGATACGACATGCAGCCGAGTTATAAACCGTTCAAAGGGAATCTCGTTCGAACGGTCGATTTATACCGACGGACTGGCGGATTTGGTTTCACGCTGTCAAGCCAGGGACCATGTGTACTCAGCTGTATTATAGCTGGAAGTCCCGCTCACAGGGCAGGCCTGAAACCAGGTGACGAGATAATCGAAGTTAATGGGGCTTCCGTGGAAAGTGCTCCGCATGAACAAGTTGTCAAACTCATTGCGCGCTCTCCGAATGGGATGGTTCAACTTGGGGTTCGTAACCGGTCAGAATTGCAAAGGTTAAGAATGAACGAAACGAAAATCAACGCGGAAAATCAAGAAGAAACAGTGATAAACGAAACGATATTGAATCGAGTTGATAAAGTCGTTGAGGAATTGAAGTCGGGTCAACTATTCGGGGATTCGCCGTCGCTAAACAGTTCTTTATCCAACGGAAAATTTATATCTGAAGATGATATCGTTACGGATGAAGAattaaaagcttctttttgTGAAAGTATTAGGTCTGAAAGCTCTGTTCCTGGTTCCTCTCCTGCTCAGAGTTACGCGAGTAGCAGGCGATCTAGCGAGGGAGATGTTGCGTCAAATAGTTCATCATCTCCGATGTTATCTCGACTCCTTTATCCTAAAATGACGCCGTTGAAAGGTTGTGATCAGGCAGATATCGACCTAGAACCGGAACTTCGATCTATTGTAGGCTATTTAGGTTCTATTGAACTGCCCGCAGCGTCAAGTCTTCCAGCCGCAAGTCTGAGTGCAATAAGAAATTGTGTTCGACGTCTTCGAGCACAACAAAAAGTTCATGTGTTTTTTCTCATGGAAGTCTCCTTAATCGGGATAAAGCTCTTGGATAACGAGAAGAGAGCTGTTGTTACGTACCCCATTAAGTCCTTGGCATTTACTGGACTCTGCTCTGACGATAAAAGAGTGTTTGGTATAGTCACCAGAAAAACTAATGAACCATCTGCAGATAAGTTCAATAATGCCTCCAGTAACTGGCAGgttcaaaataatcacaaaactGACATCCAAAGCACTGTAAATTGTTCTTGTCATGTTTTCTCAGTGAATCCAGAGCTCAATTCTCATCAAGCTCATCAGCATCTTGCTGATAAGTATGGAATACAATGTACCGAGGATGCGAAGGGAGGTTGTACTGAATTTCCTGCCTCTTCTAGCCCTGTCCTGAAAGCCATCACTGGCATGTTCAAGGAGAGAACAGGGTCAGAGTCTGGTGGAGCAAGTAGTGATGGTGAAAGAAGGGGACGGTCTTTGTCATTATCTTCTAGCCAATCAGAGTCAGATGGGGTATTCCGACAACCATTTGATGATGAGAACTCAACAAGTGAACCTCCAACAGTTAATTTTATTACCAGTCACATGGTAAATGGATTGCCACTGGATATTGATTCTTTTCAGATGCAAGAACAGACCACACGAAATGACTTAAAACCTCTGAAAAGAGTGGACCAGCAAGGGTTGCATGAAGCTGTTACATCATTTAATGAACAGTTTAAAAATACAGAGCGAAATGATTCAGGTGTTGGTTCTGATTCCTTCCCTGAAGCTGTGAATAATGTTTCAACTTCACAGGGTGATAACTTGAGCCGACCTGCTCCTCCTGTGGTGAATGTGTCCTCATTTCATTCTCGCGAGAGTTCAGCTGATTCTCAAATGTCCTTGGGGTCACACCACAGTTCACTGGCTGGTACTTTAACTGAAGTTGGAATAGCTGGTAAATCTCAGCATAGTTCACAAATTGGACCAGTTGGAACAAAGGATCCATCTCTAAGTAATTCTCAAGAGGTAAGTGAAACCTTTGTACCATGCCATTTCACCCTTTagccctttaaaccctaagagagatcagcatctaaattctccttgcagtaatactgctgaatcattcattaatattacaagaataaaggaaatgatcaccaacctaagatgctttgattgaaaaacaaattctccctgttcAGACCAAAGGAAACTTATAGAGAAGAGTTTGGGGAATattgatactgatgttaggatgtaaagagTTAACTTCTATCCATTAAACAGGTGTCCTAGAACAGAGATACATTTCAGCAAGAATGATATTTTGACAacaaaagcagcaacaacagcaaaaaaattgtttaatttaccTGGAAATGTGAGTCATAGGATCAATAAATTCATGTGCTCTTAAATCCTATTTGGTTTGATCCTATCAAGCTAGTTTTGCCTTTATTGCCTCTAAATGCTGATGCTTACTTTTAGATGTAATTAAAAACAGGACAGACAACTATAGAGCAATTGAGTGTTGAGAGAATgtgattgcattggttttgctttactttggtCCTTGATCTAGATTTCTTGCACAACTCTCTCTACCAATCAGGGGATAAACTAAAACCAGTCACATGACTTGGTTGCCCACTTTCTCTGATGAGCATTGAAACAAAGATCACTTTTCCTCCAATGTCCTACAATCCTACATAATGATgtgcaaaataatttcttttgagCAGAGTTTTAGGAACTTTTAGAGTATCTATCATAAACTAAAGCAAATTCCATTGTACACACTTATACTCTGTAGGTAATTGAATTAGACAAGACAAAAAtttgataattgtttttatgtGGTTGCATGAAATTGAGTTACATTCATTCAGAGCACaagtttttctcagttttttttttaaccttaaaatAGATAAGCATTgggattttgtaaaatttgtctaaaaatatttatttcacagTGAATATCTTCTCCTTAGCTTTGTTTGATCAGTGTCTAACTTtgaattgttaaagaaaaaaatgaaaaagggaaatttagAGAACAAGTGAAGATACTTTAGatcaatttaaaaatacattttcaatgGGGAAGACATTATTTTCCAGGAAGTTAAGAGTCGTCATGGaacacatttttgttttgtttatagATCAGATCTTAATGATGCAATGTAATATCACTTTAATatgcattgattttttttatttatgattaacGCTGctaaaatttcttctttcttgactttttaaattgaattagtAAGTATTTAACAATAGTCCTCCTTTAAAGGAATGAGAAGAGTTCTCATATGGTGAGAGAAAGCAATATAATTTGTGTTTATTCATGTACATACAGTGTATAACAGCTTGTTAGATTCTTCTATCTTGAATATGCAGTAGCCTCAAAGATAAGCAAAATTCAAGATCAAAACTAGAAAAATAAGCAGTAAATAAGGCAGGCATATATAGTGGAAAATTACAGGGTAATCAATATTTAATTACCTTTGCCTTGATGCACAATGTTTATCTTGAAAAGGTTGCAGGCTATAATGCTGAACAATTTTGTTTAGACTTCTTGCGAGTCAGAAAAATTGGCTTAAGACAACTTTTGGTTTTCAGTCCTCTTTCTTGAAGCTTCATGCATGAAGTGCTAGAATTAGGTTATTCAAACAAACCTCAGATCTCATGCCatcatttcttgtttatttggATATGTTTTGTGGACAAGTTCTTATCATAATTAGGATGTGCCAATGATCTTGAATGTGAGGAATGTAAACAAGTCAAAGACTATTGagttcagttaataaatattgGAGTATAATTCTATAGAGGCAGTCGATATTTCACTGGTACTTCAGTTTTGAAATTAAGAAGGaattttgttgacattttgTGGAAGCCTTCACACATCAGTACTTTTCAGGCTGTTTTGGTGATCATGTTTATATTAAGTCATCTTTTTTCAAGGTATTAATCACTGAAGTCACTGAAGCATTTAATTAACCATGgattcatttcaatttaaggTTACATTCCATTGGGAGCTTCGTAATGaagtttgtaaaatttattattaagaTGTCATTTAGTAGTTTGCATAACTGGGTCTATATGGAGCATCATTTTTAATAGTATTCATGGATTGAATTTGTGCGTATGAAGCGATTTTGAATAACTGGAAGTTGTGGAAGTGGTATTCAAAGTAGGTGCTATTTTAGGTCAGTTCCATTGTTTTGATTGTTGTGTCATTGACAATTACTTTTGTAAAACCAATATTCAGTTGTCTTGCAAACTTAATAATAACTGTAGTTGTATGTAGCTTTCTCTGTCATCTCTAAATCACTTCAGACTT from Pocillopora verrucosa isolate sample1 chromosome 1, ASM3666991v2, whole genome shotgun sequence includes:
- the LOC131781658 gene encoding regulator of G-protein signaling 12 isoform X1, with amino-acid sequence MQPSYKPFKGNLVRTVDLYRRTGGFGFTLSSQGPCVLSCIIAGSPAHRAGLKPGDEIIEVNGASVESAPHEQVVKLIARSPNGMVQLGVRNRSELQRLRMNETKINAENQEETVINETILNRVDKVVEELKSGQLFGDSPSLNSSLSNGKFISEDDIVTDEELKASFCESIRSESSVPGSSPAQSYASSRRSSEGDVASNSSSSPMLSRLLYPKMTPLKGCDQADIDLEPELRSIVGYLGSIELPAASSLPAASLSAIRNCVRRLRAQQKVHVFFLMEVSLIGIKLLDNEKRAVVTYPIKSLAFTGLCSDDKRVFGIVTRKTNEPSADKFNNASSNWQVQNNHKTDIQSTVNCSCHVFSVNPELNSHQAHQHLADKYGIQCTEDAKGGCTEFPASSSPVLKAITGMFKERTGSESGGASSDGERRGRSLSLSSSQSESDGVFRQPFDDENSTSEPPTVNFITSHMVNGLPLDIDSFQMQEQTTRNDLKPLKRVDQQGLHEAVTSFNEQFKNTERNDSGVGSDSFPEAVNNVSTSQGDNLSRPAPPVVNVSSFHSRESSADSQMSLGSHHSSLAGTLTEVGIAGKSQHSSQIGPVGTKDPSLSNSQESLAHSDIVVGATQSRKTLIASASISSSTPSIHSLSSMPGDMSQVDGRVGRWALGFDKLMEDPAGLGCFKEFLKKEFSDENIVFWIACENFRNISDFEELKMEAESIFHNHLTANAPLPVNIDSCAVRDAEEQLQNPNSDMFRLQQQQVYTLMKFDSYPRFLKSDVYRQSLVAEMERGHLPCEDGEEEREMKSRGSFFWKVPLLNPSSEESEFSSSSSRSSFSLEGQRSGRSWGSKHSSKRSTSGMDGDKKKSILPWKGKHVKKGDRSFGSQPGSARSSLSSLSDSVPRFSYSTESLNVDQRRESESFQFCRVILPDHSSTILLCKEGQTLRQALMQLCERRHLSLVANEVFLGGGDKLVLLEELDEDMSIMGGREVVLIYRTLFRLELPDGEILCVKVKPDQSVKACLEPILYRQGLSPNHVITHLAGCEVPLDPGIPAASIEHQLVVVETEEQLTGNINAQSPPRQVLSTRPPRRENKRNTFDDLAFEEVMRGKRQALGDGHFDQLGVWVPESSPSEDSLKEELYRGDGSFGKSLLKAQGLFARKRREGSEQEKIVTVVSKSGRFGNEKPLM
- the LOC131781658 gene encoding regulator of G-protein signaling 12 isoform X2; protein product: MQPSYKPFKGNLVRTVDLYRRTGGFGFTLSSQGPCVLSCIIAGSPAHRAGLKPGDEIIEVNGASVESAPHEQVVKLIARSPNGMVQLGVRNRSELQRLRMNETKINAENQEETVINETILNRVDKVVEELKSGQLFGDSPSLNSSLSNGKFISEDDIVTDEELKASFCESIRSESSVPGSSPAQSYASSRRSSEGDVASNSSSSPMLSRLLYPKMTPLKGCDQADIDLEPELRSIVGYLGSIELPAASSLPAASLSAIRNCVRRLRAQQKVHVFFLMEVSLIGIKLLDNEKRAVVTYPIKSLAFTGLCSDDKRVFGIVTRKTNEPSADKFNNASSNWQVQNNHKTDIQSTVNCSCHVFSVNPELNSHQAHQHLADKYGIQCTEDAKGGCTEFPASSSPVLKAITGMFKERTGSESGGASSDGERRGRSLSLSSSQSESDGVFRQPFDDENSTSEPPTVNFITSHMVNGLPLDIDSFQMQEQTTRNDLKPLKRVDQQGLHEAVTSFNEQFKNTERNDSGVGSDSFPEAVNNVSTSQGDNLSRPAPPVVNVSSFHSRESSADSQMSLGSHHSSLAGTLTEVGIAGKSQHSSQIGPVGTKDPSLSNSQESLAHSDIVVGATQSRKTLIASASISSSTPSIHSLSSMPGDMSQVDGRVGRWALGFDKLMEDPAGLGCFKEFLKKEFSDENIVFWIACENFRNISDFEELKMEAESIFHNHLTANAPLPVNIDSCAVRDAEEQLQNPNSDMFRLQQQQVYTLMKFDSYPRFLKSDVYRQSLVAEMERGHLPCEDGEEEREMKSRGSFFWKRSGRSWGSKHSSKRSTSGMDGDKKKSILPWKGKHVKKGDRSFGSQPGSARSSLSSLSDSVPRFSYSTESLNVDQRRESESFQFCRVILPDHSSTILLCKEGQTLRQALMQLCERRHLSLVANEVFLGGGDKLVLLEELDEDMSIMGGREVVLIYRTLFRLELPDGEILCVKVKPDQSVKACLEPILYRQGLSPNHVITHLAGCEVPLDPGIPAASIEHQLVVVETEEQLTGNINAQSPPRQVLSTRPPRRENKRNTFDDLAFEEVMRGKRQALGDGHFDQLGVWVPESSPSEDSLKEELYRGDGSFGKSLLKAQGLFARKRREGSEQEKIVTVVSKSGRFGNEKPLM